A window of the Procambarus clarkii isolate CNS0578487 chromosome 19, FALCON_Pclarkii_2.0, whole genome shotgun sequence genome harbors these coding sequences:
- the LOC123757417 gene encoding uncharacterized protein, producing the protein MAEAVVSNVRYLANALESPTVECSERSPSVKDIADYFTFDVRKVKHVMKSRKEGKWRRLSYDFDDQSARNSMKNRLTRLLSVGSGHVTNEETWLLSRRRSRLHPSQPQVMKSGMKDAVVEAGVRLRGALRQAGNWLVDGLRGYVEFGNPSINPGMTGFREAENLYYPYCATLPY; encoded by the exons ATGGCGGAAGCTGTTGTATCCAATGTACGCTATCTTGCAAACGCGCTTGAATCTCCTACGGTGGAGTGTAGTGAACGATCACCTTCCGTCAAAGATATCGCGGATTATTTTACGTTTGATGTACGGAAGGTGAAGCATGTCATGAAGAGTCGAAAGGAAGGGAAATGGAGAAGATTGAGTTACGACTTTGACGATCAGAGTGCACGGAACAGTATGAAGAATCGACTGACCCGCTTGTTGAGTGTGGGCTCTGGACACGTTACAAATGAGGAGACGTGGCTGCTGTCACGGCGGAGGAGCCGGCTCCACCCCTCTCAGCCACAG GTGATGAAGAGTGGTATGAAGGAcgcggtggtggaggctggcgtcCGCCTGCGCGGAGCTCTTCGTCAGGCCGGCAACTGGCTGGTCGACGGGCTGAGAGGCTATGTAGAGTTCGGCAATCCCAGCATCAACCCGGGAATGACCGGCTTCCGTGAGGCGGAGAACCTCTACTACCCTTACTGTGCTACGCTTCCTTACTGA